ACACTGCCCCTTATCTTTTTCATAGAGCCATACATGATTCACATATTTATTGTCTTTCCAGTTCGCTGTCCTCTTGACAAATGCTACGTTTTTGCCGTCTTCACTTATGTTTGTATCAGATAAGGTTGGTAGTGAAATCGCCTCTTCGATACTTAGATATGTTTTTTCATTCATTTTCATTAATAATCCCCCTCGTAACTATATTTCTCTAAGTCTGATAGAAACTCATGCTATCCTTTCGCTTTAGTTCCATTGAGACTTGTTGCTCTTCTCAAAATTGGGACATCCTGAATCTATATTCCTGGTTGATAATTTTGTCCAACGCCTTGCTCCCTACCCATTCATATATTTTTTTATTTTAAGACAAAAAATCATCCCTCTATGGTATATGTTACCATAGAAGGATGATTTTGATTTGACTTTATTTTAAAATAATTCAGATTTATTTAAAAGTGACAGTATAAATCTCCTTTTTATTTTTTATGTTGGTAAATAAATTAACATTAGACTACGAATAAAAATCCAAGTCGATAAACAAAGTTTGCAAAATCAATTTATAATGATATATTGAATAGAACAGAGATGAAGTAATGAACACCATTTCATTTAGTACATTATATTTTATGACTTTATAACAAATTATATTGGAGGATAAGATTATGCATGTACAAATATGCAATGAACCAAGAGCTGAAGTTTATAAAGACTTTATAGACTTTGCATTTGAAAAAAGCAAAAAGTTCTTTTTTCACATTCATAGCGGATGGTTGGATAACAAAAATACTTTTGACTTAATAAGAGAATTAAATGAACATATGATTGAAGTAATTCCAGCAACATCCTATGAGCATATGGAATACTCTAATGGTAACTTGTATGTTTTTGAGTGTAACGAGTTTACAAAATCAATATTAAAAAACAGAGTAAATGGATTATTTGAGTGGCTATTTCCAAAATTGCCAGAGGATTTATCCTTTCTAGATGAAACTGAATTTTTATGGCTAGCAACGATATCCCACGATAAAATGGCTTGGTTTAGGGCGTTAAGTCCTTCAGAAAAGGAATATTTAAGCCATGAATTAGGGCTTAACTTAAAAACATATTAAAACAATGAATAAACCAACTACTCTTCAAACCTCAAAGGTTCAAGGGTTTTATTTTCAAAATCAAATCGATAATATCCCTTTATAAGTGAGGTAATGCTGTCAATTTCAGTGATATATAGCTCTCCGCCAAGGATATACATTCTTACATTTTGGTTTAAATCTTTGACTAAAAGCTCTTTTTTCTTTCCTTTTTCATCTACACGATAAAGGTCGTACACAATGTTATTACTAATTTGTCGGGAATCAAAATAATAGAAAAAACCGCCATTATGGATAAGATTATGTCCTCCATGAATATTATGTACAATCTCTTCTCCCATACTACTAGAATCAAGATCAGTATTGCTTAAATCTATTCGATAGATAGCATCGAAGGTGGAATAATATATTGCTTCTCCATCATAACTAAATCGCTGTGGGGTATCATCCGTTCCCTTCAAAAGTTGTATTTCTTGGGTTTCCAAATTCATCCTATAATAATAAGGAATTTCGTGATCATAGGAGAAATAGATATAATCATCATCGATCCAGTTAATGAATCCGAAGTCATCTAAGGCAATACTTTCTTCGCCTGTTTTTAAATCAAATTTTCTAAAGGGATGATACATATCAGCAACATAATATATTGCATCTTTATAAATATAAAAGTTGAGCCAAGCCCCTTCAATTATAAGCTCTAATTCAGAACCATCTAAATTCATTCTATAAAGCCCTCTTTCTGGAAGCCATGTATTGAAGTAAATTTTATCATCCACTACTTGAAGAAAACGACCATACATATTACTTATTTTTTCAATATGATCTCCAGATAAGTCCATAGCATAAATCCCTACGTCGATCGCATCAAAGTCCACTGGCTCATATGGTGAAGCCGAATCATCTGCTTTCATACGAGAAAAATAAATTTTATTATTCCCCTCAACCATATAACTAAAATTATTGTAATTGGAGACCGTTGAAGAATAATCTTCTTTAACAATTTCTACTGGCACATCAGATAAACAAGCTGTTAAGGAAAGTGTAAGAAGAATAAGACAAAGAAGAACGCACATACTAGATACTTTAAATCCTATCCGTTTTTTACTCATAATGTATTCCCCCATTAGATACTAATATTATATATCTATCCATTCACTAGCTATTCTACCATATATTAGATACAAGGTTTCTTCTTGAATAGATACGTTTGCATTCTTACTTTTATACTTCATAGTACTTTTAAAGTTTCTATAATAAGTACGTTCAATCTGTAGTTATAGCAGGTTCACTAATGCTCGATTTTACTAATCCATTGTTATCCATAAAAAAACACCTCATTATGGTATATATTACCACAAAGAGGTGATCCTAATTCAATTTTTCAAAGTGATCCAACTTTATTCCAAATCACCTTCTACTAATACTACTGAAAGTTACATAGGATTAAGAATTTAAGAACAGATAAATTCTATGGAATCTACGGATTTTTATGGTTAGTATTCATCAGTCATAACCTGATTACTTTGATGAAAAACATAACCTTTAAAACATCTAAACTCAAGGATACGGGTATTAATTCACTGATAAAAAAACTAGGGAAAATTCGTGCTAAGGCAATAGAATTAAAAGATCATGTTGAGATTGCTGTGCCTAGCTTATCAGAACTGGCGAAAATATTTGTTGAAGCATTACAACCTAAGTATCTTCAATTAAGCTTCCATGCTTTTCTAAATACAGCTTAGTTTTTTGTACAAAACTTAGGTAATTATTTATAAAAGACACAAGTTATTTTATTATTTTGCTGAAATGTTTCTATATATAAATGAGCTTTAGTATATGTCTTATATTTAATTCCGAATCGCATATTAAATTTAAATCTACAATTAATTGATGTTTTCATCGTGTAATAATCATAAAAAGCTTAATACATGCTATAGCTCCAATTAATATAGCAGTTAGACTCATTAGGAAAAAAACAAATTTATTCCAACGAATAGAAGTCGGAGTTACATTTACAGGATTAAATTTCTTAGAACTTGTATACATTTTTTCAGATAAAAAATTTAAATTTAATATTGCGAATATACCTGCGGGAAGTAGCAATGAAAATAACGTAAAGAATAGAATATCGCCGAATTTTTCCAAGTAAATCACTCCTTTTATATATTATCTAGTTTCTAAGTTGTACCATTCATAATTATCTAAATCTGAAGTTTCTATCTTATCTTTAACAATATTCTGTAAATCAATTATTATATATGGATCTGCATATACTATTTCATATTTATCTTCATCTGTATTATAAATAAATAGATGAGTATATAAATATTTATCACTAGCTTTGTTCATAGCTCGTACTATTAAAATAAATGTCTCTCTATCATTTATTTGATACCCTTCTTTTAGTAAATTAACATTTATGGGTTCAGAAATTAAATAATGAGTTATTTTATTTTCTTTAATTCTTTTCCATTCATTTTTTACTGTTATTTCGGCATTCTCCATTAGTTTGTTTTCAAATTCAGTCAGTTTACTTTCAGAAACGTACTTTCTGTAATTTTCGAGCACTGGTTGCATAGAATTATCTATCTGTTGAGGACTACTACGTTTATTCCGAATTATAGTACTGTAATCAAAATAAATATTTCTGGTAAGTTCATGCATATCTTCTGCGTTAGTATCCACAAAATTGTGTTGAGCAGCACAACCCGTAGATAGAATAATCAGAATAATAAAAATACAAATTATTTTCGATTTCATATTATCACCTCATATACTAATTATTAAATCTTGTAACTTTTTTTTGTTATCTCTGCTAAGTATAGCTCTTTTTTCAGTACGTTTAAAATTAACGCAGTAAGAATTACTGAATCTATTTATCGATTTTATTTGTTTTAGATTAATTATAAAACTTTTATGAGATCTAAAAAATATATTTTTGTTCTCCAATATGTTCCAAATATTTTTCAATGTACTTTGAATAGTATATTCAGCTGTCAAAGTGCTAATAACTACATGCCTATCATTAACTTTTTGTATAAAATTTATTGAGTTAATATTTATAATCTCTTGCCTATTTCTTAATGATAATATCAAAAATTCATCTAAATTGCTATTTTTTTTTATTAAGTCCATATTGTCTTTAAAGACTGTCCTCCTTTCCTAGTATTTTTTTTAGCAAAAATAACCTGAAATGTAATATAATTTACATTTCACATACATATTATTACATTTTATGAAAAATATCAAGGTTTTTTAAAAAAAACCCAGAAATATTATAACGATTTTAAAATATAAGGAGGAGATTTTATGAAAACAAAGTTTAGAAAGCGGTTTACTGTGATGTGCGTAATGTTAATTGTAGTTTTACTTGGAAGTACGAATTCTTATGCGGCAAAAAACGATTACTATTGGAATTTGTATAAAAATGATCCTTATGTTGCAGATTATAATGTTATGGCACGTGCTAGAAGAGTTCCTGGCGGACCATCATATTATGATAGTTTGACAGGCATGGAATTTTTACCTGGATCTGGCGAAATTTTAAATTTGAGCAGTGCTACTAGAATACCCGGAGAGCCTCTTTACCAAAGGCAAGGATATAAGGCATTCTATCCACCGATGTATTCTCAATATATTCCTGAAAAAGCAACTGTAAACCTTAGTGATAAAAACACTGGAGATGGATATACTGTTTATATTGGATTGGCATTAGAAGGAGGATTTGTTGGATCTGGAGGAGCATCTGGAAACCTTGTAGTAAGTTATAATAAAGATACACAAAAATGGCATTTAGGCATTTTAGGATCTACTAATGGGAATGTAACTATAGGAAGTAAATTTGATGCAGAGTTCCATGTAGGTTTTTCTAATGGAAACACAACCACTTTATCTGGATTTGCGTATGCATCATCTGCGGAAGTCCCACTACTGGAAGGTACAATATCTGTAAATCCAGGTACGTTACATACCACTGTGGAATTTGCATTCCAAGCAGGTGCTTCAGCAAACTATTCACAGGGGATCACATATTCGTGGTATAAAGATATTGTAGTATTTGGTAATCCTTTTAGATAGAAACTTTATAATATAAATATTAATGGGGCTGTCTTAAAATGATTTGAACAATCATTTCAAGGCAGCCCCTTCATTCATTGATAAAAATATATAAGGTTAAGTTAATCATTTGAATTTGATTGAAAAATATTTCCGTATACGAATTTGCAGATAACAAAAGTTGCTCCATAGCACTGTTATATTTATAAACTAAATTAGTGTTATTCCATCCAAGCTAATTTGCTACATCATCAACTGCAGTGCCTAATCTTAAAGCATAAAATGCATAAGCATGACGAAGATCCTTGCTAGTAAATAAAGGTATACCCGCCGCACTACATGCAGATTCCATCACCTTTCTAGTCCAGTCTTTAGTAGCAGGTCGTATATCTTTAGTAGTAAGTATAAGTTTATTCATATCCCTAGTACGCATAAAAATATAATATGGTCGCTTCATATATGCTTTGAGAATTAAAGGTGAGAACAAGTTCTCTGTTAGAACTTTTTTCACTGCTTCTAATATTTTTATATACCTTGTATCTTCACCTTGGTCAATACGAATAGCGGTAAAATCTTTCTTGAAGATTATATCCTGAAGAGTAACATTTAATGCATAGGGAGTATTCCTAATACTTTTCCTAAATTAGACATAGTAATTCTTATAGGTTTTTCTTTAGATATTAACTCTAGGTATTCATTTTTACCTGCATTTAATACTTCTATGTCCCTTTTATTCCAATCTACTCTTTCATTACTTTTATTATCTATCTGCTTTCTATTTAACTTTTTAGGAAGATTATCTGAAAGCCATTTTCTATCATGTTTATAAATATAGTTATATTCTTTTTTGCAAAGTTCTCTTGTATTTGTTCTAGGCAAATTAGGATTATTAGAAATACTATCTAATATAGTATTCTTATATAATTCTATATCTATATTAGTACTATCATTTAGCTTAATATTTTCTTCAAGTTTATTCATTTTAGAATCTTTAAACCTATTTATACCAAAATACTTATCGTATTTTACAACAGTTTTAGGATCACATTTCATCAATTTAGCTATATCTCTTATACTATAATCCCTTAAATTTAAATATTTTTTTAATTTATCTTCCCACTCATACCCAAAGTTTTTTACTCTGCCTACTTTGTATCTATCGTCGTAATTTGTATCAGGGCCTTTCCTTGAATAGATAAAACCACAGTCGCATGTAAATGTTCCAACAGGCTTTCTAGTCTTATAATCAGAAGTTATTTTAAAGTTGTATATTATATCTTGTTTATAATGATCTGCTACGGGATTTAGACATGGCCATGGAGATTTACCAAATGGATTGTACTCATTATCTTTGTCTATACCTGATTCCATTATTTCTAAAAATTCTTCACCATAAAAATTTATAAATTCTTCATGCAGTTCTCTCTGCTTTATATTTTTATTTACTGATAATAGCTCCTCTTTATCAAGGAGCTCCTTATATTTTTTAAATATAGTATCTTTATCAAATTCAAAAATATTACTGGTCAATATATAATAAGCTGCCTTAGATACTTCTAATAGTCTTGAATTCATTCTTTCATTTTCTTCATATTCTACATTAAAATCCAAATACCTTTCATCAAGCCTTATGAAAGCTACTCTACTACTAATGGTTTTATCTATATCATATTTTTTAAGTTTGGCTTCATTATGAGGACATGTAAACACGCCTTTATTCCAAGTTCTTTTGCTATTAATAACGTCTCTTCTAATGGCAATAAAGGAAACTGTTCCCTAATGTAAATTACAGGATCAGAATACTCAAGAATATAAAAATAGTCCCTTTCCATATCTGAAGGAAACTCATGTTGTCTATTTGTCTTTATTCCTTTTAATCTTATTGCTCGTCCCAATGAAGAGACGTCTTGAATTAATAACCATGGTTGATATTCTTGCCCTATTCCTTGTCCTCTGCCATTTTTTATTAATTTTTTAATTTCATTTTGAGTTATAGTTCTTTTTCTTTTCCCATAAAAAAATCACCTCTTTGAGGTATTACCGCAAAAAGGTGATTTGAATTCAAACTTTTTTTCAAATGATCAATCTAGTTCAATCTTTTTGAGAAACGACAATCCTCACATTTCCCAGGCAATATTCTACTCTACCGTAACAGATTTCGCTAAGTTCTTCGGTTTATCTACATCGCAGCCCCTCGCTACAGCGATGTAATATGCCAGTAATTGTAGTGGAATTACCGATAACACCGCTGTCAGTTCATCCATAGTTTCCGGTATATAAATCACTGTATCTGCGGATTTTTCGATTTCTTTATTTGTTTCTTTCGCCACTGCTATAACATAGGCGCCTCTTGCTTTTACTTCTTTAATATTAGAAAGCATTTTATCGTATAAGCTATCCTGTGTAGCCAAAGCTACGACAAGGGTACCTTCCTCAATTAGAGCAATGGTTCCGTGCTTCAATTCCCCTGCTGCAATAGCCTCTGAATGAATATAGGATATTTCCTTTAGCTTTAAGGACCCTTCTCTAGAAACATAATCGTCTAAACCTCTACCGATATAGAATACACTTTGGTTGTTGAACTGCTTATCAGCAAGGGATTGCAGTATATTCTTATCAAATAGGATCTTCTCTGCCTTTTCAGGTAATGCTTTTAATTCCATTAGCACTGCATCGTGTTTTTCCTTTGATAAAACACCTTTTTTAATGCCCATGTTCAATGCGATAAGATACATTGCGATCAGCTGGGTAACGTATGCCTTTGTAGATGCTACCGCAATTTCTGGTCCTGCCCAGGTATAGAAAACATCGTCGGCCTCTCTAGAAATTCGGCTACCTACCACATTGGTTACCGCCATGACCCGAGCGCCCTTTTCCTTGGCCTCTCTAAGAGCAGCCAAAGTATCTGCGGTCTCACCAGATTGACTAATGGAGATTACTAAAGTTTTATCGTCCACAAAAGGGTCTCTGTATCTAAATTCCGATGCAATATCCCACTCAACAGGAATCTTTGCAAACTTTTCAATGGCATACTTTCCGATTAACCCTGCATAGGCAGCAGTACCGCAAGCGACAATCATGATTTTGTTGATTCGTTCTAGCTCTTCTTTCGTGATCTTAATATCATCTAAAACGATTTCATTATGTTCATTCAATCGTGGAGAGATGGTATCTTTGATCGCCTTCGGTTGTTCGTGGATTTCTTTCAGCATAAAATGTTGGTATCCACCTTTTTCAGCAGACTCCACATCCCAGGTTACTTCGAAAATCTCCCGATCTACTTTTTGCCCAAACTCATTTAAAATACGAACTTGGTCTCTTTCTAAAATTGCCATTTCTCCATCCTCTAAAAAGTATACGTTCTTTGTATATTTTAATAGGGCAGGAATGTCGGAGGCTATGAAGTTTTCTCCCTTACCTACGCCGACCACCAACGGACTATCCTTTCGAACAGCCACCAATTGATTCGGATTCTGTCTGCTGATGACACCGACTGCATAGGCGCCTTCCATTCTTCCTACTGCTTTGTGTACTGCTTCTATTAAATCTCCTTTATAATAGTAATCTACTAAGTGGGAAATTACCTCTGTATCTGTATCCGATACAAATACCTTTCCTTCTGAAATTAACCATTCCTTCAGCTTCATATAGTTTTCTATGATGCCATTATGGACCACTGCAATGTCTCCAGTATGGTTGGTATGGGGATGTGCATTGACATCATTTGGCTCTCCGTGGGTCGCCCATCTCGTATGGCCGATTCCTAAAGAACCTGGGATCTTCTCTTCTTTTAAATGATCCTCTAAAACACTTAATCTACCCTTGAACTTTCTTACGACAACATCGTTATTATTATAAATGGCGATACCCGCAGAGTCGTATCCTCTATATTCTAATTTTTCCAAGCCTTCTATTAAAACAGGTACGGCTTCTTTCTTTCCTATATATCCAACAATTCCACACATTTGGCTGTCTCCTCTCATTCTTCCAAAATAAAAAATCTTCTTATTCATATCTTTTTCAAAAATTCCGTATTTATCCTAGGCTCATCCCTAAAAAAATGCAACAAAAAACTAAGCCTCTGCAAGTACCTTCAAAAAATACTTTCACAGACCTTTTCACCAAGATCATTTTGTTCCACAGATTGCTCCATGGTTTTGTAGATCCGCTATCGGTGGTGAATACACCGCAGGGCATCCGCCGAAAACTCGATGAACCCTGTCCCTCGTCAACTTAGATCCTTTTCCCGATCGAAATCTAAGTTCTGGCGCTTTTCATTAAATTTTAGATTTATTGTACAATCACCATACCTCCTTCTAAATATTATTTGAGCCTAGTATTCCTTTGAAATTATTCATTGGCATTTTCTAGGGCTCCTACTATTATATGATTTGATACCCCATTGTTGTGAACTTACAAAAATAGGTATATATAGATTCTATCACATATATACCCTGGGCACAATAAATAAGAGATTTCCTTATTCCATCGATTGTATTCTATTTTACTTGCAGATATTATTTTTTCTGCTTTTGATTCAATTCTTCATTTCCATCAAATAGAACGGATTTTATTTTATCTTTATATTTTTTCCCCGATCGTTCCCCATATAAAATCATACTAAGATATTCTTCCGATGTACCAACCCGAGCTGCTAAGTTTTTCTGTGTCATATTTAATTGAAATAATCTTAGTTTTACTAACTCCCCAAAATCAGTTAGCTTTCTCTTTCTCAATTTAAACAAACCCCCTCTTATATTAGAAAACTTAGCATTCTCTTTTATAAGATATTTGTGATACAATAATAAAGATTAAGAGTTAATCACAATTAAAGTTTATCTCTTTTATCAGAAAATGTCAATGTATTTTCTCTGATTTAAGATATTTTGAGCAAGGAGGATTTTAAATGGATACAATAGGGAAAAGAATTCGAGCTGCTAGAAAGGCGAACAATTTAACCTTAATTGATATAAAAAACATTACTGGGCTATCTACTGGTAACCTTAGTGAGCTGGAAAACGATAAGTTTCTACCATCTGCCAATGCACTTATTCAATTTAAGAAATTATTTAATGTATCAATCGATTGGATCTTAACTGGAGAAGAGCCGAATTACGCTACAAATCCACAAGCCTTTAATGAAATGAAGGAAGCTTATATCATTAGCGAGTATACAGAAGATGAAATAAAAATGATTGAATCCTACAGAAAACTGGATTATGAAAGTAAACAGAACCTTAAGGGGTACTTAGCCGTCGTTCTTTCTACCATAGACAACAGGTAATTTTTTTATAACCCAATGATTAAGAATTAATCATTTAAAAACGCTATGGCTTTTTATACATTTTTTCCAATAAATAAAGGCAGGAGATCCTCCATAAATATAATAGCGCCTCCTGCTTCTTTTAGATTGTTTTATTTTTCAAGTTCTATTACAGACATCTCCTCTTTAGCCTCTACTTCCTCTACCTTTTCTTCTTTCACCGCTACAGTTGTTTCTTCTAATTTCATCTGAAGCATATTTTTTTCTTCCGTAAGCTTCGTGATCTCTTTTGTCAATTGCTTGATCTTCATTCCTTGCCTTATTTGCTTAATCAGCCCGAGGAATACTACGATGATTGCCCCTAATATGGCGGACCCCAATATGACAATGGCCTGTGATATATTAAATTCGTAAAGTAGGAATCGAATACTCACACTGTCTGCATTCTGAATCGCAAAAGCGGCAACTAAAGCTGAAAATAGTAATGATATAATGAATCTTACTTCCATATTAATTTTCATAGAACCCATCCTCTTTCGTATAGTTTATAAAAAAATCTGATTTCTGTACATATTAACTTGCTCTATCATGTGACCGATATTCCCCTCTCCAGCATAGATGGACATATCGAAGAAATCATGATCTAAGTCCGACCAAAATAATGCATGGACTTCCTCTACGAGCATTACTTCCTTATTCAATTTCCCCACATATACTTCTACATAACACTGCTGATAATAATATCTAAAGTCCATGAGATGCTTTAACTGGATATCTTCTTTCGATATTCCCGTTTCCTCGTATAATTCTCTGTAGGCTGCTGCAAATCCTTCTTCTCCAGGATCGATTTTTCCTCCCACTAAATTATACAACCCCATATAGGGATCTTTCCTTCGCTTGCACATCAGCAGTCGATCTAAATCCTTGTTATAAACCATAATGATATTATACCCTTGCATATCCATTCCTCCCAAAAGTTATATCAATAGCGAGATCAGCGGTATTGTAGCGATGGAAACAATATGAGATATCACTGCAAACTTTGATGCGAATTCTATATTGCCACCATGTCTTTGCGTTAAGATGACCATCATCACTGCCGACGGTAGGGATTCCATCGTTACAATGATATTTACGAGAAATGCTGGTGCACTTAGTGCTCTTAATATAATTAAAGTGAGTATGGGCGAAACAATCAATTTAATAAAGCAGCCGTAATAGATATCTTTATCAAAAGCGATTTCTTTAAACTTCAACTTCGTAATCTTCTCTCCCAACAGGATCATCGGCAGGGGCCCTGTCAGTGACGCCAACATGGCAATGGGTTTCTCAATGACGTAAGGTACTTGTATTTTTAGTAGAAGCGCAATTGTACCCAAGAGAATGGCTATGATGGCTGGTGTTTTTAGTATTTTTTTGAATGGAGAATCCGCCTTCTCCTTTGATAATATACCTTCTCCATAGGTCCATAGCAAAGTATGGTATGGAATCATAAATACAGAAGCATAGAGGGCAGCTTCTTGTCCAAACACCTCCAATATTAAAGGTAGCCCCATGAACCCTAAGTTTGGAAAAATTGTTCCAAAGCGAAAGGTTTGTTTTTTTTCAGCAGGATATTTTCTAAAGGCTATTTTAGAAAGTAAAATAATGCTGGTATGTATGATCAACGAGTATAGAATGGCCAATAGGAGCCCTCTTATGGTTTCCTTCGAATAGCGGATATTAAAAGATGAAAAAATCAGTGCCGGTAAAGCAATGCTGGTTAGTAGGTGTGTGATTCCATTGGATAGGGCATCTGTGATGATTCCCCTCTTCGTTGCTACATAACCCACAGCCATTAATATTCCTAATACAATTACTTGCTCTGTCACAAAGGATGCTTGCATATAAATCCTCCTTATCCCTTCGGTTTTATTATGATTGATTGATTTTGTTCCTTAACGTGACAATAGCTTCATCCAGCCTTTTTGCCCTTGTTTCCTCTTTTTTAGCACTTGTGATCTTATTTACATAGGATTTTTGATTGGTATAGGATAGCCTATTAAAAAATTCATGGACTTCCTTATCCTCTTCCAACCGTTCCATTAGATCCTGGGGGATATCAACAACCCTCGGTTCATCATCCCTTTTTAAAACAATATGAACCACATCTCCCGGCTGCTTTCCAATGGCATCCCTTATATTTTTTGTAATTCCCAACAGATGGCAATGGTGTCCCATTTTTGCTAAGGAACCCCTATATCCATAGCCATCGAAGGTTACGGAGACCTTCACCTGCCCTTTTACTCCAAATTCTGCTTCAACATTATAAGGGAATTCGATAAATGCGGCATCCATCCCTTCTTTCTTCTTGATTTCAGCATCAAATTCATAAATCTTCATCTAGAATGCCTCCCTTCTCTTTCGCTTATTTCTAAAGAACAGCTATTCCAATATATCTTTAGGAATTTCACCATGGGAGTAATATCGAATCTTCTTGCCTTTTTCTCTTGCATATTCAATCTCTTTCCTTGTACTATGTCCAATATAGCCATTCACATCAATAACAAAGATTTCATCGGAAATATCAATTTTTCTAAGATGTAAATTTCCAAGGAGCTCCGCTTGCTCTTCTGTTATTTCAAAGCCTTCGCTCTGCTCAAAAAAACCGAGGCTTATTACAATATTTCCTTGCAGTGTGAGAAATGCATTGGTTTGTTCAAATTGCTCCTTAAATTTTGTAGACCCGCACAATGTAATCACCTTCATAGGCATCCCCTTTCAAACTCCTTCATCTGTAACAAATTGTGGCACCAGTCAAAACAATAGTTTATATCTATAAATCGACAGCAAGTCGAATCATATCCATGCATTCAATTCCATTCTCTATTATTTTTTCTTTATAATGCTTTTTAAAAAAATCTCGGTCGATGCCAATAATGCGAAACCCACACTTCTGATAGAGAGCCAGTTGACCAATACTAGAGTTTCCAGTACCCACTTCTAAAACCTTTGCTTTTTCTTTTCTTGCCATATCCATTGCACTCTGCACTAAGCTCCTACCGATTCCCTTACCTTGATACTCCTCTCTAACAGCAATATTGACCAGCTCTAAAGTGAGGGGTCTCGTTCTGATTAATACGTAAATACCAACCATCACATGCCCTATGGAGGCAATGTAAATACTTCCTCTATGAATATAATCCTGGATCGTCTCCATTGAAGGGTCTGCTAGAAGAAGTAAATCATAGGGGATTGTATCCTGATCATTTAGTTTCTTTATCTTCAAATTCTCCATCGGCTGCCCTCCTTCTATCTTCATTTCACTGTGTTATCAAAAAATTTGGTCGGTTATTGTTCTATTTTACTATAAAATTTATTTTTCTTCTATTCATAATCTTAGGTTTCCTAGGTAGGATCTGTGATTAAATATAATTATATTTATTTTTACCATGCACATGCTGATATATTTTTAACGCCATTATTTTCTTTAGCTTTGGGCATTGAAGTT
Above is a genomic segment from Alkaliphilus oremlandii OhILAs containing:
- the glmS gene encoding glutamine--fructose-6-phosphate transaminase (isomerizing) encodes the protein MCGIVGYIGKKEAVPVLIEGLEKLEYRGYDSAGIAIYNNNDVVVRKFKGRLSVLEDHLKEEKIPGSLGIGHTRWATHGEPNDVNAHPHTNHTGDIAVVHNGIIENYMKLKEWLISEGKVFVSDTDTEVISHLVDYYYKGDLIEAVHKAVGRMEGAYAVGVISRQNPNQLVAVRKDSPLVVGVGKGENFIASDIPALLKYTKNVYFLEDGEMAILERDQVRILNEFGQKVDREIFEVTWDVESAEKGGYQHFMLKEIHEQPKAIKDTISPRLNEHNEIVLDDIKITKEELERINKIMIVACGTAAYAGLIGKYAIEKFAKIPVEWDIASEFRYRDPFVDDKTLVISISQSGETADTLAALREAKEKGARVMAVTNVVGSRISREADDVFYTWAGPEIAVASTKAYVTQLIAMYLIALNMGIKKGVLSKEKHDAVLMELKALPEKAEKILFDKNILQSLADKQFNNQSVFYIGRGLDDYVSREGSLKLKEISYIHSEAIAAGELKHGTIALIEEGTLVVALATQDSLYDKMLSNIKEVKARGAYVIAVAKETNKEIEKSADTVIYIPETMDELTAVLSVIPLQLLAYYIAVARGCDVDKPKNLAKSVTVE
- a CDS encoding DUF5050 domain-containing protein; this encodes MSKKRIGFKVSSMCVLLCLILLTLSLTACLSDVPVEIVKEDYSSTVSNYNNFSYMVEGNNKIYFSRMKADDSASPYEPVDFDAIDVGIYAMDLSGDHIEKISNMYGRFLQVVDDKIYFNTWLPERGLYRMNLDGSELELIIEGAWLNFYIYKDAIYYVADMYHPFRKFDLKTGEESIALDDFGFINWIDDDYIYFSYDHEIPYYYRMNLETQEIQLLKGTDDTPQRFSYDGEAIYYSTFDAIYRIDLSNTDLDSSSMGEEIVHNIHGGHNLIHNGGFFYYFDSRQISNNIVYDLYRVDEKGKKKELLVKDLNQNVRMYILGGELYITEIDSITSLIKGYYRFDFENKTLEPLRFEE
- a CDS encoding site-specific integrase encodes the protein MRTRDMNKLILTTKDIRPATKDWTRKVMESACSAAGIPLFTSKDLRHAYAFYALRLGTAVDDVAN
- a CDS encoding LytTR family DNA-binding domain-containing protein; this encodes MDLIKKNSNLDEFLILSLRNRQEIININSINFIQKVNDRHVVISTLTAEYTIQSTLKNIWNILENKNIFFRSHKSFIINLKQIKSINRFSNSYCVNFKRTEKRAILSRDNKKKLQDLIISI
- a CDS encoding helix-turn-helix domain-containing protein; amino-acid sequence: MDTIGKRIRAARKANNLTLIDIKNITGLSTGNLSELENDKFLPSANALIQFKKLFNVSIDWILTGEEPNYATNPQAFNEMKEAYIISEYTEDEIKMIESYRKLDYESKQNLKGYLAVVLSTIDNR
- a CDS encoding TnsD family Tn7-like transposition protein, coding for MFTCPHNEAKLKKYDIDKTISSRVAFIRLDERYLDFNVEYEENERMNSRLLEVSKAAYYILTSNIFEFDKDTIFKKYKELLDKEELLSVNKNIKQRELHEEFINFYGEEFLEIMESGIDKDNEYNPFGKSPWPCLNPVADHYKQDIIYNFKITSDYKTRKPVGTFTCDCGFIYSRKGPDTNYDDRYKVGRVKNFGYEWEDKLKKYLNLRDYSIRDIAKLMKCDPKTVVKYDKYFGINRFKDSKMNKLEENIKLNDSTNIDIELYKNTILDSISNNPNLPRTNTRELCKKEYNYIYKHDRKWLSDNLPKKLNRKQIDNKSNERVDWNKRDIEVLNAGKNEYLELISKEKPIRITMSNLGKVLGILPMH
- a CDS encoding helix-turn-helix domain-containing protein, with amino-acid sequence MRKRKLTDFGELVKLRLFQLNMTQKNLAARVGTSEEYLSMILYGERSGKKYKDKIKSVLFDGNEELNQKQKK